One genomic segment of Pedobacter endophyticus includes these proteins:
- a CDS encoding glycosyltransferase family 4 protein: protein MKIAYISTYPPRECGLATFNQNLVNALSLNSSYNAAKSFVVAMNESEDVHEHAYPKEVKFVIRQQNQQDYIEAAEFINNSDIDTCIIEHEFGIYGGNSGVFLLSLINRLEKPFITVLHTVLKEPSFMQQTIIKEIAKKSSNIVVMSKKAVLFLTSIYQIPQSSIKLIEHGVPDLEPIVDNQVSQSELFRGRKVLFTFGLISRNKGLETVIKALPAIVDKHPEVLYVILGNTHPGVVRHNGEEYRDSLKALAKDLGVEKNIAFVNKFVSEEELHQYLTACYLYITPYLNEAQITSGTLSYAVGAGAAVVSTPYWHAQELLAENRGRLFDFKNDQQLSNIVNELLDNDDKHQQLKQNAYRFGLKLRWPAIGNVYLKTLEAALTKEAKPKRAIPPIIDIERMPALNLNHISLLTDDTGIIQHARFGIPNLKEGYCIDDNARALIMALMAYEQDKNQKALQLMPIYLSFVQYMQREDGNFRNFLSFNRNYLDEIGSEDSFGRTIWALGYLICVAPNNSYREFGRELFAHTIPHFKGLKHLRGMANTIIGISHFLCAHPGDEILINEVNRLAESLVSAYRTNKDGDWHWFEDILTYDNAILPLALLHHFEATGNTTSYETAMESIAFLNTFSFENGYLNPVGNAGWMKKHGKNPIYDQQAIETMAMVLLYAKAFELTKDDKYLSLMHTSYEWFLGKNSLHIPLYDFETHGCADGLQFNSVNRNQGAESTLAYFISHLAVLKAAETEFQTLSSPLVESGKVA, encoded by the coding sequence ATGAAGATCGCCTACATTTCTACCTATCCGCCACGCGAATGTGGTTTGGCAACATTTAACCAAAATTTAGTTAATGCATTAAGTTTAAATTCATCGTATAACGCGGCTAAAAGTTTTGTGGTAGCGATGAACGAATCGGAAGATGTACATGAACACGCCTATCCGAAGGAGGTAAAATTTGTGATCAGGCAGCAAAATCAGCAAGACTACATTGAGGCGGCTGAATTTATTAATAACAGCGATATAGATACTTGTATTATTGAACACGAATTTGGTATTTATGGCGGCAACAGTGGCGTTTTCCTTTTGTCGTTAATTAACCGACTGGAAAAACCTTTCATTACGGTGTTGCATACGGTGTTAAAAGAGCCGAGTTTTATGCAGCAGACCATCATTAAGGAGATTGCAAAAAAATCTTCGAACATTGTGGTGATGAGCAAAAAGGCTGTGTTATTTTTGACGAGTATTTACCAAATCCCGCAATCATCAATTAAACTAATTGAGCATGGTGTGCCCGATCTTGAGCCTATTGTTGACAATCAGGTGTCGCAAAGCGAGCTGTTTCGGGGCCGAAAAGTGCTGTTCACTTTTGGATTGATCAGCAGGAACAAAGGGTTAGAAACGGTAATTAAGGCCTTGCCAGCAATTGTAGATAAGCACCCCGAGGTATTGTATGTCATACTTGGCAATACACATCCGGGGGTTGTGCGGCATAATGGTGAGGAATATCGCGATAGCCTAAAGGCGCTTGCGAAGGATTTGGGCGTAGAAAAGAATATCGCCTTTGTAAACAAATTCGTTTCTGAAGAAGAACTTCATCAATATTTAACTGCCTGCTACCTGTATATTACTCCGTATTTAAATGAGGCGCAAATAACCAGCGGTACACTTTCTTATGCTGTTGGCGCCGGTGCCGCGGTAGTTTCTACGCCTTACTGGCACGCACAAGAACTGCTCGCCGAAAACAGAGGTCGGTTATTTGATTTCAAAAATGACCAGCAGCTATCGAATATTGTTAACGAGTTGCTTGATAACGATGACAAACATCAACAGCTGAAACAAAACGCCTATCGCTTCGGGTTGAAGCTTCGCTGGCCAGCTATCGGAAACGTATATTTAAAAACCTTGGAAGCGGCTTTAACAAAAGAAGCAAAACCCAAACGGGCAATCCCTCCTATTATCGATATTGAACGGATGCCCGCCCTGAACCTTAACCACATTTCGTTATTAACCGACGACACCGGGATTATTCAGCATGCCCGGTTCGGGATTCCGAATTTAAAAGAAGGATATTGCATTGATGATAATGCAAGGGCATTGATTATGGCGCTGATGGCTTACGAGCAGGATAAAAATCAAAAAGCGCTGCAATTGATGCCGATTTACCTCAGCTTTGTTCAATACATGCAACGTGAGGATGGAAATTTCAGAAATTTTTTAAGTTTCAATCGCAATTATCTTGATGAGATAGGTTCCGAAGATTCTTTCGGCCGGACAATTTGGGCCTTGGGCTATTTAATTTGCGTGGCGCCTAACAACTCTTATCGCGAGTTTGGCCGAGAGCTTTTTGCACACACTATTCCGCATTTTAAAGGTTTGAAACACCTGCGTGGAATGGCTAACACCATTATCGGAATTTCACATTTCTTATGTGCGCATCCCGGCGATGAGATTTTGATTAATGAAGTAAACCGACTTGCCGAATCGCTTGTGAGCGCTTACCGTACAAACAAGGATGGCGACTGGCACTGGTTTGAAGATATACTAACGTACGATAATGCAATTTTACCGCTGGCCCTGTTACATCATTTTGAGGCTACCGGAAATACCACTTCGTACGAAACTGCTATGGAAAGTATCGCATTTTTGAATACTTTCTCTTTCGAAAACGGCTATTTAAATCCCGTGGGAAACGCGGGCTGGATGAAAAAGCATGGCAAAAACCCGATATACGATCAGCAGGCAATTGAAACCATGGCTATGGTGCTGCTGTATGCCAAGGCTTTTGAATTGACGAAAGACGACAAGTATTTAAGCTTAATGCATACGAGTTACGAATGGTTTTTGGGCAAAAACAGTTTG
- the ku gene encoding non-homologous end joining protein Ku, giving the protein MRSIWKGSIGFGLVNIPVKLFSGVQASHLDLDMLDERDHEKIRYMRVNEKTQKEVPFDKIVKGYFLNDNYVILDKHDFEEASPEKTKIIELENFVDIKEINPIYYETSYYTEPEKQGRKAYALLLKALEKSGKAGVARFVLRSTENLCVIHPLENVIVITKIRFEQEIRSLSDINKVDDITITKKEMDVGLALIKQYTSKFDLSAFKDDYSNELLKIIKAKAKGKRATVKKMKPQKATSDDLYDQLMQSLGSKKGA; this is encoded by the coding sequence ATGAGATCTATTTGGAAAGGTTCGATAGGATTTGGATTGGTTAATATTCCGGTGAAGCTGTTCTCAGGCGTTCAGGCCAGTCACCTTGATTTAGATATGCTGGATGAGCGTGACCACGAAAAAATCCGTTATATGCGGGTAAATGAAAAAACGCAGAAAGAAGTTCCTTTTGATAAAATTGTGAAAGGCTACTTTCTGAACGATAATTATGTTATTTTGGATAAGCACGATTTTGAAGAAGCATCTCCCGAAAAAACCAAGATTATTGAGTTGGAAAACTTCGTCGACATCAAAGAAATAAATCCCATTTACTACGAAACATCTTATTACACCGAGCCCGAAAAACAAGGACGTAAAGCGTATGCGCTTTTATTAAAGGCGCTCGAAAAATCGGGAAAGGCCGGCGTAGCACGCTTCGTTTTACGCAGCACCGAAAATCTTTGCGTAATCCATCCGCTCGAAAATGTAATTGTGATCACCAAGATCAGGTTTGAGCAGGAGATCAGAAGCCTTTCCGATATCAATAAGGTGGATGACATTACCATCACCAAAAAGGAAATGGACGTAGGCTTGGCACTGATTAAGCAATATACTTCAAAATTTGATTTAAGTGCTTTTAAAGACGATTATAGCAACGAATTACTTAAAATAATTAAGGCCAAAGCAAAAGGCAAACGAGCTACGGTGAAGAAAATGAAACCACAAAAAGCTACCAGCGACGATTTATATGATCAATTAATGCAAAGCTTAGGATCTAAAAAAGGAGCGTAG
- a CDS encoding alpha/beta hydrolase, with protein sequence MKISLLKSMSAGCALAAMVSACSSGDQSTSTTDSVMADSPKVVALKPAGPAPEWGKTIKPEMQVVIEKLASYGDKPIETLSAVDARKNHTPTDAVMDLVKQNNITVPAPQVDTVGKDIAVNGGKMHMRIYTPKLGKAPFPIIVYYHGGGFVIANIDVYNASAQALAEQVNAIVVSVAYRLGPEDKFPTAHNDAFAAYEWTVKNAAGINGDPAKIAVVGESAGGNLAANVSIMARDNKIMLPVHQVLVYPIAQANMNTESYKMYANAKPLNKAMMTWFTEQYLSTMIESQNPKISLVNANLKGLPATTIITAEIDPLHDDGAMLANKLADAGVKVNSRNYEGVTHEFFGMALIVPEAKAAQAYAAEQLKAAFKTSGL encoded by the coding sequence ATGAAAATCAGTTTATTAAAATCGATGTCGGCAGGCTGTGCACTGGCGGCAATGGTTTCGGCGTGCAGCAGTGGCGATCAAAGCACCAGCACTACCGATTCTGTAATGGCAGATTCACCGAAAGTGGTAGCCTTAAAGCCCGCGGGCCCAGCGCCTGAATGGGGCAAAACAATTAAGCCCGAAATGCAGGTTGTGATCGAAAAGCTGGCAAGTTATGGCGATAAACCGATTGAGACCTTAAGCGCTGTCGATGCCAGGAAAAATCATACGCCAACGGATGCCGTTATGGATTTGGTGAAACAAAACAATATTACCGTGCCTGCGCCTCAGGTTGATACGGTGGGCAAGGATATTGCGGTTAACGGCGGCAAAATGCATATGCGTATTTACACGCCAAAGTTGGGTAAAGCTCCCTTTCCAATCATTGTTTACTACCATGGAGGCGGTTTTGTTATTGCAAATATCGACGTTTACAATGCATCGGCTCAAGCATTGGCCGAGCAGGTAAATGCAATCGTTGTTTCTGTGGCTTACCGACTAGGACCTGAAGATAAATTCCCGACTGCCCACAACGATGCTTTTGCGGCGTACGAATGGACGGTTAAAAATGCGGCCGGTATTAACGGCGATCCGGCAAAGATTGCAGTTGTTGGCGAAAGTGCAGGTGGCAACCTGGCTGCAAATGTTTCGATAATGGCAAGAGACAATAAAATAATGCTTCCGGTGCATCAGGTGTTGGTTTACCCAATTGCTCAAGCCAACATGAACACCGAATCGTACAAAATGTATGCCAATGCCAAACCGTTAAATAAAGCAATGATGACCTGGTTTACTGAGCAGTACTTAAGTACAATGATTGAGAGTCAGAACCCAAAGATATCGCTTGTAAACGCCAATTTGAAAGGACTGCCAGCTACGACTATTATTACGGCTGAAATAGATCCGCTACATGATGATGGAGCAATGCTGGCAAATAAGCTTGCTGATGCGGGTGTGAAGGTAAATAGTAGAAATTACGAGGGCGTTACGCATGAGTTTTTCGGGATGGCCCTTATAGTGCCCGAGGCAAAAGCAGCCCAGGCGTACGCAGCAGAACAACTGAAAGCGGCATTTAAGACATCAGGCTTGTAA
- a CDS encoding SpoIIAA family protein codes for MLTEITGLPDNVFGVRATGQVTSDDLKSVLLTGLKRTADRFGEIRYLLVLETDIKNFTTGAWVQDAKAGLQNFTKWKKIAVVSNEKSVEWFSDIFTVVTPGTSKGFKPEEIEQAKQWLSEND; via the coding sequence ATGCTGACAGAAATAACGGGTTTACCCGACAACGTTTTTGGCGTACGCGCAACGGGGCAGGTGACCAGCGATGATTTGAAATCTGTTTTATTAACGGGCCTGAAACGTACCGCCGACCGCTTTGGCGAAATCAGGTATTTGCTGGTGCTGGAAACCGATATCAAAAACTTTACTACCGGCGCATGGGTTCAGGATGCAAAAGCGGGTTTGCAAAACTTTACAAAATGGAAAAAAATTGCCGTTGTAAGCAACGAAAAATCAGTAGAATGGTTTTCGGATATTTTTACTGTAGTTACGCCGGGGACGTCGAAAGGATTTAAGCCCGAAGAAATTGAACAGGCAAAGCAATGGTTAAGTGAAAATGATTAA
- a CDS encoding mechanosensitive ion channel family protein — protein sequence MKVDADNINRFYDRFYSWIINKGPAVLLGFAVLFLGLWLIKLFSRWMKGKMARKAINPSLAPFLLSVVIIALRVVLVLTVMQIIGIQLTFLTVLIGGIGVAAGLALSGTLQNFASGVLILLLKPFIVGDNIIAQGQEGTVTSIQMFYTIVKTFDNRTVVIPNGKLSNEVIINISREGSRRLDIEIKFSYGIEYDQILKVFNKTVDDFKDCLKTPERRIGVSTLEDSGYKVIMNVWVNAHGFTDTKLSFQQELMKNFRTNGVNLPGMT from the coding sequence ATGAAAGTAGATGCTGATAACATTAATCGCTTTTATGATAGGTTTTACAGTTGGATTATTAACAAAGGACCAGCTGTATTATTAGGTTTCGCCGTACTATTTTTAGGGCTATGGCTTATTAAGTTGTTTAGCCGCTGGATGAAGGGCAAAATGGCACGAAAAGCCATCAACCCTTCGCTCGCCCCATTCCTGCTAAGTGTGGTAATAATTGCGCTCAGGGTTGTATTGGTATTAACCGTAATGCAAATTATCGGCATACAGCTTACCTTTTTAACCGTATTAATTGGTGGTATTGGCGTTGCAGCGGGCCTTGCACTTTCGGGTACGCTTCAAAATTTTGCCAGTGGCGTATTAATCTTATTGCTGAAGCCATTTATAGTGGGCGATAACATTATAGCGCAAGGACAGGAGGGCACCGTAACATCGATACAGATGTTTTACACCATTGTAAAAACATTTGATAACCGCACGGTGGTAATCCCGAACGGAAAACTATCTAACGAAGTAATCATTAACATCAGCCGGGAGGGTAGCCGTAGGCTCGATATTGAAATTAAATTTAGCTACGGTATCGAGTATGATCAAATACTCAAAGTATTTAACAAAACCGTTGATGATTTTAAGGACTGCCTGAAAACGCCCGAACGCAGAATAGGGGTATCTACCTTAGAAGATAGCGGATACAAGGTAATTATGAATGTTTGGGTAAACGCCCACGGTTTTACAGATACAAAACTGTCGTTTCAGCAAGAGTTGATGAAAAATTTCAGGACTAATGGGGTAAACCTGCCGGGAATGACTTAA
- a CDS encoding response regulator transcription factor, producing MAKKNILVIEDNHAILDVITLILESEAFNVAGLNKGADLINHVQEFGPDVIIMDIMLPDIDGRVLLKDLKENPSTSHIPVLMISARYNATNYALDGVSADEFMAKPFNIDELMDKIYLLLKADN from the coding sequence TTGGCAAAGAAAAACATTCTGGTTATAGAAGATAACCATGCGATCTTAGATGTTATTACCCTTATTTTAGAAAGCGAGGCTTTCAATGTAGCTGGCTTAAATAAAGGCGCCGATTTAATTAACCATGTACAAGAGTTCGGACCTGACGTTATTATTATGGACATTATGTTGCCAGATATTGACGGGCGGGTACTTTTAAAAGATCTTAAAGAAAACCCGTCAACCAGCCATATTCCCGTGTTAATGATTTCTGCACGATACAATGCTACAAACTATGCGCTCGATGGCGTATCGGCAGATGAGTTTATGGCAAAGCCATTTAATATTGATGAGTTGATGGATAAAATATATCTGTTACTGAAAGCTGATAATTAA
- a CDS encoding ATP-binding protein has translation MTKFSVDLTNCDKEPIHIPGKVQSHGFLIAVNKSSFNVSYASENIINFLQLSAADVLDKPIGVLSSHINQQEPDFNVADLLKLGLVKKSFDAISPYPLEINGNPFYLIINASQNDWLLEFEPVTLQYDIQSLVGRSASSMLQGKNVLALLKGAAKEVKNLISYDRIMIYKFQDDGHGEVVAEEKEQNLEPFFGLHYPASDIPKQARELYKLNLTRLIADVNTEASPILTFKEDEPLDLTSGGLRAVSPIHIQYLKNMGVRSSFSISLIANGELWGLIACHNYSPKFIDFKAREGAKLIGEILSSALEYRQAEEDSETVELFKDTASVLSEHLNRDKYLLDALTGHNRSLLEVTKAAGVAIIFEGTLRTIGIVPEENDIWELAEWIKANSDESIYYTHRLSEIFGAAKKYKEVASGILACSVSKNPNELIIWFKPEQISTVNWAGNPEKPIATAENGLQSLSPRKSFEIWSEVVNNTSEKWLPEEITSVLRIREIIVTHINKKANEIRLLNEKLQAAYEELDTFSYTISHDLRTPLTSIKTYAELMLKNKSIDENGRKMLSRILTGADKMNFLIKEILHLARVGRSEINFETVNMQALLKEIETEVWSAFKADKAELILGQLPDLRGDKTMINQVFTNLISNAVKYSSMVAAPTIEVSATVDAGETVYAVKDNGMGIDNRYYDRVFELFKRMDNARDIEGTGVGLAIVKRIVERHNGRVWFESKLNGGSTFYVAFKNR, from the coding sequence ATGACTAAATTTTCCGTTGACTTAACCAATTGCGACAAAGAGCCCATCCATATTCCGGGGAAAGTTCAATCGCACGGTTTCTTAATTGCCGTTAACAAATCTAGCTTTAACGTTTCTTACGCGAGCGAAAATATAATCAACTTTCTACAGCTTTCGGCAGCAGATGTTTTGGATAAACCTATTGGTGTGCTGTCCAGCCACATTAACCAACAAGAGCCCGATTTTAATGTTGCCGATCTCCTCAAACTTGGCCTCGTAAAGAAAAGTTTCGATGCCATAAGCCCTTATCCGCTGGAAATTAATGGAAACCCGTTTTACTTGATTATCAACGCGTCGCAAAACGACTGGTTGCTCGAGTTTGAGCCCGTTACCTTGCAGTACGATATACAGAGTTTGGTTGGCAGGTCTGCTTCATCCATGTTGCAAGGCAAAAACGTATTGGCCTTACTTAAAGGGGCAGCCAAAGAGGTTAAAAACCTGATCAGTTACGATCGAATTATGATTTATAAGTTCCAGGATGATGGACACGGGGAGGTAGTGGCCGAAGAAAAGGAACAAAACCTTGAACCATTTTTCGGTCTTCATTATCCTGCATCCGACATTCCGAAACAGGCGAGGGAGTTGTATAAATTAAACCTTACCAGGTTAATTGCCGATGTAAATACCGAGGCTTCGCCCATTTTGACTTTTAAAGAGGATGAGCCGCTGGATTTAACAAGCGGTGGTTTGCGTGCGGTTTCGCCCATCCATATCCAATACCTCAAAAATATGGGTGTTCGCTCTAGCTTCAGCATTTCGCTGATTGCGAATGGGGAACTTTGGGGGCTAATTGCCTGCCACAATTACAGTCCAAAATTTATCGACTTTAAAGCCAGGGAAGGGGCCAAGCTCATTGGCGAAATCCTTTCATCGGCACTGGAGTATCGGCAGGCCGAAGAAGATTCTGAAACGGTTGAACTGTTTAAAGATACCGCAAGCGTGCTTTCCGAGCATTTAAACAGAGATAAATACTTACTCGATGCACTTACAGGCCACAACAGGTCGCTATTAGAGGTAACAAAGGCTGCTGGTGTGGCTATTATTTTTGAGGGCACTTTGAGAACGATCGGTATCGTACCCGAAGAAAACGACATTTGGGAGCTTGCCGAATGGATAAAGGCCAATAGCGACGAATCGATCTATTACACCCATCGGTTATCAGAAATATTCGGTGCAGCGAAAAAATATAAAGAGGTGGCATCGGGCATACTGGCTTGTTCGGTGAGCAAAAACCCTAATGAGCTCATTATCTGGTTTAAGCCAGAACAAATTTCAACTGTAAACTGGGCCGGAAACCCCGAAAAACCTATTGCTACGGCAGAAAATGGCCTGCAAAGCCTATCGCCACGAAAATCGTTCGAAATCTGGTCTGAGGTGGTAAATAATACCTCTGAAAAATGGTTGCCCGAAGAGATCACATCGGTGCTCCGCATTCGCGAAATTATCGTTACACACATTAATAAAAAGGCCAACGAAATCAGGCTGCTCAACGAAAAACTACAGGCTGCCTACGAAGAACTCGATACTTTTAGCTACACCATATCGCACGATTTACGAACGCCGCTGACCTCGATAAAAACCTATGCCGAATTAATGTTGAAAAATAAAAGCATTGATGAGAACGGAAGGAAGATGTTAAGTCGTATATTAACAGGTGCCGATAAAATGAATTTTCTGATTAAGGAAATCCTGCACCTGGCAAGGGTTGGCCGATCGGAAATCAATTTCGAAACCGTTAACATGCAAGCCTTGTTAAAAGAAATTGAAACCGAGGTGTGGTCGGCTTTTAAAGCAGACAAGGCCGAACTTATTTTAGGCCAATTACCTGATTTGAGGGGGGATAAAACAATGATTAACCAGGTATTTACAAACTTGATCAGCAACGCTGTAAAATACTCATCGATGGTTGCAGCGCCCACAATTGAAGTTTCGGCAACGGTTGATGCCGGTGAAACGGTATATGCCGTAAAAGATAACGGTATGGGAATTGATAATCGTTATTACGACAGGGTTTTTGAGCTTTTTAAGCGGATGGACAATGCAAGAGACATTGAAGGAACAGGAGTGGGGCTGGCTATTGTAAAAAGAATTGTAGAAAGGCACAACGGACGAGTATGGTTTGAGAGTAAACTGAACGGTGGATCTACTTTTTATGTAGCTTTTAAAAACAGATAA
- a CDS encoding response regulator, translating into MKTPDIFYVEDDIDYAFFMQSAVQEVRQTLNLTIVEDGREALLKLQNFADTKTKPKLILLDLNLPGLSGLDLLKFIKDIPYLKGIPVILFSTSDNPDDVKASIEFGANAYLTKPDGYDNLVKCIHSVHDFWFNQHLRLN; encoded by the coding sequence ATGAAAACGCCAGATATATTTTACGTAGAAGATGATATAGACTATGCTTTTTTTATGCAGAGTGCTGTACAAGAGGTGCGACAAACATTAAATTTAACCATTGTAGAAGATGGGAGAGAGGCTTTATTGAAATTGCAAAATTTTGCAGATACCAAAACGAAGCCTAAACTTATTTTGCTCGATTTAAACCTGCCGGGTTTATCCGGTCTTGATTTGCTTAAATTTATTAAAGACATTCCCTACTTAAAGGGGATTCCGGTAATCTTATTCTCCACTTCCGATAACCCTGATGATGTTAAAGCATCGATAGAATTTGGGGCAAATGCCTATTTAACCAAACCGGACGGTTACGATAATCTGGTTAAATGCATCCACTCGGTACACGACTTTTGGTTTAACCAGCACTTGCGATTAAATTAA
- a CDS encoding biliverdin-producing heme oxygenase, with translation MIANLLKTATSERHNELESLMFVNNIMNHTLSVADYKKLLTINYIIHQKLENNLANMLDADIAERLEMSERLKLGALEKDLDYWQIDTLTLPELNFDLFIPKKNNAAVLGALYVLEGATLGGNVIKKHILANKNFEGHEAGLNYYGVYGEALGAKWKTFVSLLNETVTEADYEVCIDSANQTFNNLISLSKQLAEAV, from the coding sequence ATGATTGCCAATTTACTGAAAACTGCAACGTCCGAGCGCCACAACGAGCTCGAATCGCTAATGTTTGTTAACAACATTATGAACCACACGTTGAGTGTAGCTGATTATAAGAAACTGTTGACCATTAATTATATTATACATCAAAAACTCGAAAATAACCTCGCCAATATGCTCGATGCCGATATTGCTGAACGATTGGAAATGAGCGAACGGTTAAAGCTTGGTGCGCTGGAAAAAGACCTCGATTATTGGCAGATTGATACCCTTACTTTGCCGGAGCTAAACTTTGATTTGTTCATCCCCAAAAAAAATAATGCAGCGGTGCTTGGCGCCCTTTATGTGCTTGAAGGCGCTACATTGGGTGGTAACGTTATAAAAAAACATATTCTGGCCAATAAAAATTTTGAAGGCCATGAAGCAGGTTTAAACTATTATGGCGTGTATGGCGAAGCGCTTGGAGCCAAATGGAAAACTTTTGTTTCCCTACTGAATGAAACGGTTACCGAGGCCGATTATGAAGTGTGCATCGACAGTGCAAACCAAACATTTAACAACCTGATCAGCTTGTCAAAGCAGCTCGCGGAGGCGGTATAA
- a CDS encoding RNA polymerase sigma factor, which translates to MTQIEFNKMVNSHSLSLRMHALNFTKDVEDANDLVQDTMLKAIRFYQNFQEGTNFKGWLFVIMKNTFINNYRKNAKSKTLITQDDEISSANLMMSAQTNGSVGKMIVDDIQKALNHLPDSYSVPFIKYFEGFKYHEIADELGIPLGTVKTRIHVAREMLKKYLKMYAKGND; encoded by the coding sequence ATGACGCAAATTGAATTTAACAAAATGGTTAACAGCCATTCATTATCGCTTCGAATGCATGCTTTAAATTTTACCAAAGATGTGGAGGATGCAAATGATTTGGTTCAGGATACCATGCTAAAAGCAATTAGGTTTTACCAAAATTTTCAAGAAGGCACCAATTTTAAAGGTTGGCTGTTTGTGATAATGAAAAACACTTTCATCAATAATTATCGCAAAAATGCAAAGTCGAAAACGCTGATTACACAAGATGACGAGATTTCGTCGGCGAATTTGATGATGAGCGCTCAAACCAACGGAAGCGTTGGCAAAATGATTGTCGATGATATCCAAAAGGCACTAAATCATCTGCCCGATAGTTATAGTGTTCCCTTTATAAAGTATTTTGAGGGCTTTAAATACCACGAAATTGCCGATGAGCTTGGTATACCGCTTGGTACAGTAAAAACCCGCATCCATGTGGCCAGAGAAATGCTAAAAAAATACCTTAAAATGTATGCAAAGGGCAACGACTAG